One Nicotiana sylvestris chromosome 12, ASM39365v2, whole genome shotgun sequence genomic window carries:
- the LOC104250076 gene encoding scarecrow-like protein 9: MDPRFNSFPTSMNGFSLENQSLPISSNRWKNNEPRFEAIYQDQKLVNGPRFENNFVPNNVGGVQSVSNDPLPTSSNKALTSDIGAEDEYNEDFDFSDTVLSYINQMLMEEDMEDKTHMLQESLEFQAKEKSFYEALGKKYPPSPQQNLSITYQNDEIPDEYCSGSLYNFTSNSNDSSGYLIDPTVINISNDLDSSYVQGLSVCNGTYSSISSSSSLNNIVDGFLDSPVSPLHTPDIYNDSHPIWNFRKGVEEANKFLPTNIKLLDNVDINDLLPLEKRGESGYVAARVEKRYAGETSPTEPRGRKNPHRDDKDLLEEERSSKQAAVYTESTVRSDEFDIVLLHSLGNGKEALEAYRESLKNARMKTTVQNGKSKGYNGGKGRGKKHSSKKEVIDLRTLLINCAQAVAADDCRSAIELLKQIRLHSSPFGDGNQRLAHCFADGMEARLAGTGSQIYKALVNKKTSAADFLKAYHLYLASSPFRKLSGFASNKTIMTKAGNAARVHVIDFGILYGFQWPTLIQRISAREGGPPKLRITGIEFPQPGFRPAERIEETGRRLADYAQTFNVPFEYHAIAKKWETIRLEDLKLEKDEFLVVNCLYRFKNLPDETVLTDSSRTLVLDLIRKINPDIFIHGIVNGAYSAPFFVTRFREVLFHFSALFDMLEANVPRESPERMLIEREIFGREALNVIACEGWERVERPETYKQWQVRNLRARFTQIPFEREVMNRAIEKVTSSYHKDFVIDENNKWLLLGWKGRTIYALSCWKPI; encoded by the coding sequence ATGGATCCAAGGTTCAATAGTTTTCCAACTTCTATGAATGGATTCAGCCTGGAGAACCAATCCTTACCCATTTCTTCGAATCGTTGGAAGAATAATGAGCCAAGATTTGAAGCTATTTATCAAGATCAGAAGCTAGTCAATGGTCCAAGATTTGAAAATAACTTTGTCCCAAACAATGTTGGTGGAGTTCAATCAGTTTCTAATGACCCTTTACCAACAAGCAGCAACAAAGCATTGACTTCTGATATTGGTGCTGAGGATGAATACAATGAAGACTTTGATTTCTCTGATACGGTTTTGAGCTATATAAATCAGATGCTTATGGAAGAAGATATGGAGGATAAGACACATATGCTTCAGGAGTCGTTGGAATTTCAAGCGAAAGAGAAGTCATTCTATGAGGCCCTCGGCAAGAAATATCCACCTTCACCTCAGCAAAACCTGTCGATTACTTACCAGAACGATGAGATACCAgatgagtactgctcaggaagtCTGTATAATTTTACGAGTAATAGCAATGACAGTAGTGGTTACCTTATTGATCCAACAGTTATTAACATTTCCAATGATCTTGATTCCTCTTATGTACAAGGCCTTTCAGTTTGTAATGGTACTTACTCTTCGATTAGCTCATCGAGTAGCTTAAATAATATTGTAGATGGGTTCTTAGACTCTCCTGTAAGTCCTCTTCATACCCCTGATATATATAACGACAGCCACCCGATTTGGAACTTTAGGAAAGGAGTGGAAGAAGCAAACAAGTTCCTCCCAACTAATATTAAGTTGTTGGACAATGTGGATATTAATGACTTGTTGCCTCTGGAGAAAAGAGGGGAAAGTGGTTATGTGGCTGCTCGGGTAGAGAAAAGGTATGCGGGAGAAACTTCACCTACAGAGCCGAGAGGGAGGAAGAATCCTCATAGAGATGATAAGGATTTActagaagaagaaagaagtagcAAACAAGCTGCTGTTTATACAGAATCAACAGTTCGTTCAGACGAGTTTGATATTGTTTTGCTGCATAGCTTGGGTAATGGGAAGGAAGCGTTGGAAGCTTATCGCGAGAGCTTGAAGAATGCTAGAATGAAAACTACGGTGCAGAATGGGAAATCAAAAGGATATAATGGAGGGAAGGGCCGCGGCAAGAAACACAGTAGTAAAAAGGAAGTCATAGATTTAAGGACTCTTTTAATAAATTGTGCACAGGCTGTTGCTGCTGATGATTGCAGAAGCGCAATTGAACTGCTGAAACAGATCAGACTCCATTCATCTCCTTTCGGAGATGGCAACCAGAGATTGGCTCATTGCTTTGCGGATGGTATGGAGGCACGCTTGGCCGGCACTGGTAGCCAGATTTATAAGGCCCTTGTCAATAAAAAAACATCAGCAGCCGATTTTTTAAAGGCCTATCACTTGTATCTCGCGTCATCGCCATTCAGGAAGCTTTCGGGTTTTGCCTCAAACAAGACAATCATGACAAAAGCAGGGAATGCTGCAAGGGTCCATGTCATTGACTTTGGTATCCTCTATGGCTTTCAATGGCCTACGCTTATTCAACGTATCTCAGCTAGAGAAGGTGGGCCCCCAAAGCTTCGCATTACTGGTATAGAGTTTCCTCAACCTGGTTTCAGGCCTGCAGAAAGGATTGAGGAAACAGGACGCCGTTTGGCTGATTATGCTCAGACCTTTAATGTACCATTTGAATACCATGCAATTGCAAAGAAATGGGAAACTATCAGACTTGAGGATCTAAAGCTTGAAAAAGATGAATTTCTTGTCGTCAATTGTTTGTATAGATTTAAGAACTTGCCTGATGAGACCGTGTTAACTGACAGTTCGAGAACTCTTGTTCTCGATCTTATAAGGAAAATCAATCCAGACATTTTCATCCATGGGATTGTCAATGGGGCTTACAGTGCCCCATTTTTTGTCACGCGATTTCGTGAGGTCCTTTTTCACTTTTCTGCACTTTTCGATATGCTGGAAGCTAATGTACCACGTGAGTCTCCAGAACGAATGTTAATTGAGAGAGAGATCTTTGGGAGGGAAGCCCTGAATGTCATAGCTTGCGAGGGGTGGGAAAGAGTCGAAAGGCCAGAGACATATAAGCAATGGCAAGTTCGTAATCTAAGGGCAAGGTTTACACAGATACCTTTTGAACGGGAGGTCATGAATCGGGCAATAGAAAAGGTGACATCAAGCTATCACAAAGACTTTGTAATCGACGAAAATAACAAGTGGCTATTGCTAGGGTGGAAAGGGAGAACAATATATGCATTATCTTGTTGGAAACCTATTTAA
- the LOC104250077 gene encoding ATP-dependent zinc metalloprotease FTSH 8, mitochondrial-like, with amino-acid sequence MKKYQLILFLLFVGFALSSILLLIYLEPEEISFQEFKNKLLEPGLVDRIVVANKDVARVYVRSSSPGNNQTDDDTVQGPTSGTNGNRNISNHKYSFNIGSVESFEQKLKEAQEAWGIDSNNFVSVVYVNELDWFPELMKCGLTLLLLAILYYMDFGGARGILNIGKAHFTKMDKNAKNKVFFKDVAGCDEAKQEIMDFVHFLKNPKKYEELGAKIPKGALLVGPPGTGKTLLAKATAGEAGVPFLSISGSEFVQMFVGVGPARVRSLFREARRCAPSIIFIDEIDAVGGTRGKGRYSGGNDEREGTLNQLLVEMDGFATTSGVVVLAGTNRLDILDKALLRPGRFDRQITIDKPDIKGREQIFRIYLNKLKLDQEAAFYSQRFAALTPGFAGADIANVCNEAALFAARSESTTIKMHHFEAAIDRVIGGLEKKNKVISKLERRTIAYHESGHAVAGWFLEHAEPLLKVTIIPRGTAALGFAQYVPNENLLMTKEQLFDMTCMTLGGRAAEQVLIGKISTGAQDDLEKVTKMTYAQVAVYGFSDKVGLLSFPLRDDTFETSKPYSSKTAAIIDDEVREWVAKAYDRTLQLIEEHREHVAQIAELLLEKEVLHQEDLVQVLGERSFENSELTNYNRFKQGFEEENREIKDIPKDKTAQDNQSSSEGSEVVPISVVKGENARKGIEKDTRYIGALSVKRKCAFKGWVLVKKGAVKKKQL; translated from the exons ATGAAGAAATATCAACTTATACTCTTTTTGTTATTTGTTGGCTTTGCTTTGTCATCAATATTACTTCTGATTTATCTCGAACCGGAGGAG ATTAGCTTCCAAGAGTTTAAAAACAAGCTACTTGAACCTGGTCTTGTTGATCGAATTGTCGTTGCTAACAAAGATGTAGCCAGAGTTTATGTAAGGAGTTCTTCACCTGGTAATAATCAAACTGATGATGACACCGTTCAAGGTCCTACAAGTGGTACAAATGGTAATAGAAACATTAGCAACCACAAATACTCTTTTAACATTGGGAGTGTTGAGTCATTTGAGCAGAAGCTGAAGGAAGCACAAGAAGCCTGGGGAATAGACTCTAATAATTTTGTCTCTGTGGTATATGTTAATGAGTTGGATTGGTTCCCAGAACTGATGAAGTGTGGTTTAACCCTGTTGCTTCTAGCTATCCTTTATTATATGGATTTTGGAGGTGCTCGTGGAATACTTAATATTGGTAAAGCGCATTTCACAAAGATGGACAAAAATGCAAAGAATAAG GTCTTCTTCAAGGATGTGGCTGGATGTGACGAGGCTAAGCAAGAAATTATGGACTTCGTCCACTTCCTTAAGAATCCCAAAAAATACGAGGAGCTAGGAGCCAAAATTCCTAAGGGTGCTCTTCTAGTTGGTCCTCCTGGGACTGGAAAGACACTTTTAGCTAAAGCTACAGCTGGAGAAGCTGGCGTACCTTTTCTCTCGATTTCTGGGTCAGAATTTGTGCAGATGTTTGTTGGTGTTGGTCCAGCTAGAGTTAGGAGCTTATTTCGGGAGGCAAGACGTTGTGCACCTAGTATAATTTTCATCGACGAGATCGATGCAGTGGGTGGAACAAGAGGGAAGGGACGCTATTCTGGAGGAAACGATGAACGTGAGGGTACTTTAAACCAACtgcttgtagaaatggacggattTGCAACCACATCTGGTGTAGTTGTACTCGCTGGCACAAATAGACTTGATATATTAGACAAAGCCTTGTTAAGGCCTGGTCGTTTTGATCGCCAGATTACCATTGACAAGCCAGACATAAAAGGTCGTGAACAGATTTTCAGAATCTATCTGAACAAGTTGAAACTTGACCAGGAGGCAGCGTTCTATTCACAGAGGTTTGCTGCTCTAACACCAGGATTTGCTGGAGCAGACATTGCGAATGTTTGTAATGAAGCTGCTTTGTTTGCTGCTAGGAGTGAGAGTACCACAATCAAAATGCATCATTTCGAGGCAGCAATAGACAGGGTGATTGGGGGTCTAGAGAAGAAGAACAAG GTCATAAGCAAACTGGAAAGGAGGACAATTGCGTATCATGAATCCGGCCATGCTGTTGCTGGTTGGTTCTTGGAACATGCAGAACCATTACTTAAAGTGACAATTATTCCTCGTGGAACAGCAGCATTAGGATTTGCTCAATATGTTCCCAATGAAAATCTTTTAATGACTAAGGAGCAGCTAtttgatatgacatgcatgactCTTGGTGGCCGAGCTGCTGAGCAG GTTTTGATTGGAAAGATCTCAACTGGAGCTCAAGATGATTTGGAGAAAGTAACCAAGATGACATATGCTCAGGTAGCTGTCTATGGTTTCAGTGACAAGGTTGGTCTTCTTTCTTTTCCGCTAAGAGATGATACATTTGAGACATCAAAGCCCTACAGTAGCAAGACTGCAGCAATTATTGACGATGAAGTTAGAGAATGGGTCGCCAAAGCATATGATCGTACCCTACAGCTTATAGAGGAACACAGAGAACATGTAGCTCAGATTGCAGAATTGCTACTTGAAAAGGAGGTCCTTCATCAAGAAGATCTGGTCCAGGTATTGGGTGAACGCTCATTTGAGAATAGTGAGCTTACAAACTATAACAGGTTCAAGCAAGGATTCGAAGAAGAGAACAGAGAAATTAAAGATATCCCTAAGGACAAGACAGCACAAGATAATCAATCCTCTTCTGAGGGATCAGAGGTTGTCCCAATCAGTGTTGTCAAAGGTGAAAACGCGCGAAAAGGCATTGAAAAAGACACAAGGTACATCGGGGCTTTAAGTGTAAAGCGCAAATGTGCATTTAAAGGATGGGTTCTAGTAAAGAAAGGTGCAGTGAAGAAAAAACAAttatag